The following coding sequences are from one Nicotiana tomentosiformis chromosome 3, ASM39032v3, whole genome shotgun sequence window:
- the LOC104102236 gene encoding zinc finger protein BRUTUS-like isoform X2 codes for MAAQGREGGGGVAVLCGGAVNAVDSSTSSSNGVLDKESSKQDSPILFFLFFHKAIRLELDALHRSALAYATGQLADIQPLLKRYRFLRSVYKHHSHAEDEVIFPALDIRVKNVAQTYSLEHKGESDLFDHLFELLNSEKHNYESFPRELASCTGALQTSVCQHMSKEEEQVFPLLIEKFSNDEQASLVWQFLCSIPVNMMKKFLPWLSSSISPDELKNMQKCLSMIIPKEKLLQQVIFTWMEGGKCVTAVSGHDIDAELECSMDFNSVTVSCASGKVKCACESSSTGKRKFGLKGDTCDTDRGNPIDEVLHWHNAIKRELDEIAAEARRIELAGEFSNLAPFYAKLQFIAEVCIFHSVAEDKVIFPAVDGGLSFFQEHAEEESQFNELRCLIESIQSTEISSISAAEFFSKLCSQADLIIETIKRHFYNEEVQVLPLARKHFTPDRQRKLLYQSLCLMPLKLIERVLPWLVGSLSEDEARNFLKNLQLAASAHDSALVTLFVGWACKGRTDGVCLSSSVTGCCPVKRFTDIEESYIRAPCLCLLSVNTDDSKRPSKRNLAVICTKENTSDSSKGVNACNISCNDQSCCVPGLGVSDNNLGRTTISTPKSLRSLTFSSTAPSLDSSLFIWETDCTSSQPNHKVHPIDTIFKFHKAIRKDLEYLDVESSKLSDCHEAFLRQFIGRFRLLWGLYRAHSNAEDEIVFPALESKEALHNVSHSYTLDHKQEEKLFEDISSALNDLSKLHEGLKDDSMGLSDRDHIRKYNELATKVQGMCKSIRVSLDQHIFREELELWPLFGKHFSVEEQDIIVGRIIGSTGAEVLQSMLPWVTSALTQDEQNKMMDTLKQATKNTMFSEWLNECWRRTPELSAQPEALQTSNTNRVADSHEGLDQSDHMFKPGWKDIFRMNQTELESEIRKVNRDSTLDPRRKSYLIQNLMTSRWIASQQKSQASTEEVSCSEDVGCSPSFRDPEKQIFGCEHYKRNCKLRAACCGKLFTCRFCHDEVSDHSMDRKATVEMMCMRCLKVQAIGPSCTTPSCNGFSMSKYFCSICKFFDDERPVYHCPSCNLCRVGNGLGIDFYHCMKCNCCLGISLKEHKCLEKALEINCPICCEFLFTSSATVRPLRCGHYMHSACFQAYACSNYVCPICSKSMGNMAVYFGMLDALLANEVLPEEYQNRWQDILCNDCEQKSRARFHWLYHKCGSCGSYNTRVVKAPATYSDCPTSNGGGVRSEE; via the exons ATGGCGGCTCAGGGAAGAGAAGGAGGTGGAGGAGTAGCGGTTTTATGTGGTGGTGCAGTCAATGCCGTGGATTCTTCTACCTCGTCCTCCAACGGAGTTTTGGACAAGGAGAGTAGCAAGCAGGATTCTCCTATTCTGTTTTTTCTCTTCTTTCACAAGGCAATTCGGCTGGAGCTTGACGCACTTCACCGTTCGGCGTTAGCGTATGCTACTGGACAATTGGCCGACATACAGCCGTTGCTCAAGCGTTACCGTTTTCTTAGATCAGTTTACAAGCACCATTCCCATGCTGAGGATGAG GTGATCTTTCCAGCTCTCGATATACGTGTGAAGAATGTAGCACAGACATACTCCTTAGAGCATAAAGGTGAAAGTGATCTTTTCGACCACCTTTTTGAGCTCTTAAATTCTGAGAAGCATAACTATGAAAGTTTTCCACGAGAGCTGGCATCTTGTACTGGGGCATTGCAAACTTCTGTTTGTCAGCACATGTCGAAAGAGGAAGAACAG GTATTTCCTTTGCTCATTGAGAAGTTCTCAAATGATGAGCAGGCATCACTTGTTTGGCAGTTCCTTTGTAGCATTCCTGTCAATATGATGAAAAAGTTCCTTCCTTGGCTTTCATCTTCTATATCTCCTGATGAGCTCAAGAATATGCAGAAGTGCTTGTCTATGATTATTCCAAAAGAGAAGCTTCTCCAGcag GTAATTTTCACCTGGATGGAAGGTGGAAAGTGTGTCACTGCAGTTAGTGGGCATGATATCGATGCTGAGCTGGAATGTTCTATGGATTTCAACTCCGTCACAGTCTCTTGTGCGTCAGGAAAGGTAAAGTGTGCGTGTGAATCATCCAGCACTGGGAAAAGGAAATTCGGGCTAAAAGGTGATACTTGTGATACTGATCGTGGAAACCCAATAGATGAAGTATTGCATTGGCATAATGCTATTAAGAGAGAGCTAGATGAGATAGCAGCAGAGGCTAGAAGAATTGAGTTAGCTGGAGAATTTTCTAATTTGGCACCTTTCTATGCAAAACTTCAGTTTATTGCTGAAGTCTGCATATTTCACAG TGTTGCCGAGGACAAGGTCATATTTCCTGCTGTAGATGGAGGACTCTCCTTTTTCCAAGAGCATGCTGAAGAAGAAAGTCAATTTAATGAGCTTCGTTGTCTGATTGAGAGCATTCAAAGCACAGAAATCAGTTCCATTTCAGCTGCTGAGTTTTTCTCCAAATTATGTTCGCAAGCCGACTTAATTATTGAGACAATCAAACGGCACTTTTACAATGAAGAAGTTCAG GTTCTTCCGCTTGCTCGAAAGCATTTTACCCCGGACAGACAGAGGAAACTGTTGTACCAAAGCTTGTGTTTAATGCCATTGAAGTTGATAGAGCGAGTCTTACCCTGGCTAGTTGGATCACTGTCTGAAGATGAAGCCAGAAATTTCTTAAAAAATTTGCAGCTGGCAG CTTCAGCACATGATTCTGCTTTGGTAACCCTATTTGTTGGTTGGGCATGTAAAGGACGTACCGATGGTGTATGTTTGTCTTCTAGTGTCACTGGTTGCTGCCCTGTTAAAAGATTTACTGAcattgaagaatcttatattcgAGCACCTTGTCTATGTTTACTCTCAGTCAATACTGATGATTCTAAGAGGCCATCCAAAAGAAACCTTGCCGTAATTTGCACAAAAGAAAATACATCGGACTCATCTAAGGGTGTAAATGCTTGTAATATATCTTGCAATGATCAGTCATGCTGTGTCCCAGGATTGGGAGTCAGTGATAATAATCTGGGACGAACTACTATATCCACTCCAAAATCTCTTCGTTCACTGACCTTCAGCTCGACCGCTCCTTCTCTTGATTCAAGCctctttatatgggagacagatTGTACCTCTTCTCAACCCAACCATAAAGTGCATCCTATTGACACAATATTCAAATTTCATAAGGCGATACGAAAAGATTTGGAGTATCTTGATGTTGAATCTAGTAAGCTTAGTGACTGTCATGAAGCTTTTCTTCGGCAGTTCATTGGAAGATTCCGGTTGCTTTGGGGTTTGTACAGAGCCCACAGCAATGCTGAGGATGAAATCGTTTTCCCTGCACTTGAATCTAAAGAAGCACTCCACAATGTGTCTCACTCCTATACCTTAGACCATAAGCAGGAGGAAAAATTGTTTGAAGACATTTCATCTGCCCTCAATGATCTTTCGAAGCTTCATGAAGGGCTGAAGGATGACTCTATGGGCTTAAGTGATAGGGATCACATAAGGAAATACAATGAGCTTGCCACAAAGGTTCAAGGAATGTGTAAATCAATCAGAGTAAGCCTGGATCAACATATATTTAGAGAAGAACTTGAGTTGTGGCCACTGTTTGGCAAACATTTCTCTGTGGAGGAGCAAGACATCATTGTTGGTCGTATAATTGGAAGCACAGGAGCTGAAGTACTTCAATCAATGTTGCCCTGGGTAACTTCTGCTCTTACTCAGGATGAGCAGAATAAGATGATGGACACATTAAAGCAGGCTACTAAAAACACCATGTTCAGCGAATGGCTCAACGAGTGTTGGAGACGAACTCCTGAATTATCTGCACAGCCTGAAGCCTTGCAAACTAGCAATACAAACAGAG TTGCTGATTCTCATGAAGGCTTGGACCAGAGTGACCATATGTTCAAACCCGGCTGGAAAGACATTTTCCGTATGAATCAAACAGAACTTGAGTCGGAGATTAGAAAAGTTAACAGGGATTCAACTCTTGATCCAAGAAGGAAatcttatttaattcaaaatctGATGACTAG CCGTTGGATAGCCTCCCAGCAGAAATCACAAGCATCAACAGAAGAAGTTTCTTGTAGTGAAGATGTTGGGTGTTCACCGTCCTTTCGAGATCCAGAGAAGCAGATTTTTGGATGTGAGCACTACAAAAGAAACTGCAAACTTCGTGCAGCTTGCTGTGGAAAATTGTTTACATGCAGATTCTGCCATGATGAAGTGAGCGACCATTCAATGGACAG GAAAGCAACAGTAGAGATGATGTGCATGCGTTGTTTGAAAGTTCAAGCAATTGGACCTAGCTGCACGACACCCTCATGCAATGGATTTTCCATGTCAAAGTACTTTTGCAGTATATGCAAATTCTTTGACGATGAGAG GCCGGTATATCACTGCCCCTCTTGCAACTTGTGTCGTGTTGGAAATGGTCTCGGAATTGATTTTTATCATTGCATGAAATGCAATTGTTGTCTGGGAATAAGTTTGAAAGAGCACAAGTGTTTGGAGAAGGCTTTAGAAATAAATTGTCCCATCTGCTGTGAGTTTTTGTTTACTTCAAGTGCTACAGTTAGACCTCTGCGTTGTGGGCATTACATGCACTCAGCTTGCTTTCAG GCATATGCTTGCAGTAACTACGTTTGTCCGATATGCAGCAAATCCATGGGTAATATGGCG GTTTATTTTGGAATGCTCGATGCGCTGCTGGCTAATGAGGTTCTTCCAGAGGAGTACCAGAATCGTTGGCAG GATATTCTTTGCAATGACTGTGAACAGAAAAGCAGGGCGCGCTTCCATTGGTTATATCATAAGTGTGGGTCCTGCGGATCTTACAACACCAGAGTCGTTAAAGCGCCTGCGACATATTCCGACTGCCCTACCTCAAATGGTGGAGGAGTGAGGAGTGAGGAGTGA
- the LOC104102236 gene encoding zinc finger protein BRUTUS-like isoform X1, which yields MAAQGREGGGGVAVLCGGAVNAVDSSTSSSNGVLDKESSKQDSPILFFLFFHKAIRLELDALHRSALAYATGQLADIQPLLKRYRFLRSVYKHHSHAEDEVIFPALDIRVKNVAQTYSLEHKGESDLFDHLFELLNSEKHNYESFPRELASCTGALQTSVCQHMSKEEEQVFPLLIEKFSNDEQASLVWQFLCSIPVNMMKKFLPWLSSSISPDELKNMQKCLSMIIPKEKLLQQVIFTWMEGGKCVTAVSGHDIDAELECSMDFNSVTVSCASGKVKCACESSSTGKRKFGLKGDTCDTDRGNPIDEVLHWHNAIKRELDEIAAEARRIELAGEFSNLAPFYAKLQFIAEVCIFHSVAEDKVIFPAVDGGLSFFQEHAEEESQFNELRCLIESIQSTEISSISAAEFFSKLCSQADLIIETIKRHFYNEEVQVLPLARKHFTPDRQRKLLYQSLCLMPLKLIERVLPWLVGSLSEDEARNFLKNLQLAASAHDSALVTLFVGWACKGRTDGVCLSSSVTGCCPVKRFTDIEESYIRAPCLCLLSVNTDDSKRPSKRNLAVICTKENTSDSSKGVNACNISCNDQSCCVPGLGVSDNNLGRTTISTPKSLRSLTFSSTAPSLDSSLFIWETDCTSSQPNHKVHPIDTIFKFHKAIRKDLEYLDVESSKLSDCHEAFLRQFIGRFRLLWGLYRAHSNAEDEIVFPALESKEALHNVSHSYTLDHKQEEKLFEDISSALNDLSKLHEGLKDDSMGLSDRDHIRKYNELATKVQGMCKSIRVSLDQHIFREELELWPLFGKHFSVEEQDIIVGRIIGSTGAEVLQSMLPWVTSALTQDEQNKMMDTLKQATKNTMFSEWLNECWRRTPELSAQPEALQTSNTNRGSVADSHEGLDQSDHMFKPGWKDIFRMNQTELESEIRKVNRDSTLDPRRKSYLIQNLMTSRWIASQQKSQASTEEVSCSEDVGCSPSFRDPEKQIFGCEHYKRNCKLRAACCGKLFTCRFCHDEVSDHSMDRKATVEMMCMRCLKVQAIGPSCTTPSCNGFSMSKYFCSICKFFDDERPVYHCPSCNLCRVGNGLGIDFYHCMKCNCCLGISLKEHKCLEKALEINCPICCEFLFTSSATVRPLRCGHYMHSACFQAYACSNYVCPICSKSMGNMAVYFGMLDALLANEVLPEEYQNRWQDILCNDCEQKSRARFHWLYHKCGSCGSYNTRVVKAPATYSDCPTSNGGGVRSEE from the exons ATGGCGGCTCAGGGAAGAGAAGGAGGTGGAGGAGTAGCGGTTTTATGTGGTGGTGCAGTCAATGCCGTGGATTCTTCTACCTCGTCCTCCAACGGAGTTTTGGACAAGGAGAGTAGCAAGCAGGATTCTCCTATTCTGTTTTTTCTCTTCTTTCACAAGGCAATTCGGCTGGAGCTTGACGCACTTCACCGTTCGGCGTTAGCGTATGCTACTGGACAATTGGCCGACATACAGCCGTTGCTCAAGCGTTACCGTTTTCTTAGATCAGTTTACAAGCACCATTCCCATGCTGAGGATGAG GTGATCTTTCCAGCTCTCGATATACGTGTGAAGAATGTAGCACAGACATACTCCTTAGAGCATAAAGGTGAAAGTGATCTTTTCGACCACCTTTTTGAGCTCTTAAATTCTGAGAAGCATAACTATGAAAGTTTTCCACGAGAGCTGGCATCTTGTACTGGGGCATTGCAAACTTCTGTTTGTCAGCACATGTCGAAAGAGGAAGAACAG GTATTTCCTTTGCTCATTGAGAAGTTCTCAAATGATGAGCAGGCATCACTTGTTTGGCAGTTCCTTTGTAGCATTCCTGTCAATATGATGAAAAAGTTCCTTCCTTGGCTTTCATCTTCTATATCTCCTGATGAGCTCAAGAATATGCAGAAGTGCTTGTCTATGATTATTCCAAAAGAGAAGCTTCTCCAGcag GTAATTTTCACCTGGATGGAAGGTGGAAAGTGTGTCACTGCAGTTAGTGGGCATGATATCGATGCTGAGCTGGAATGTTCTATGGATTTCAACTCCGTCACAGTCTCTTGTGCGTCAGGAAAGGTAAAGTGTGCGTGTGAATCATCCAGCACTGGGAAAAGGAAATTCGGGCTAAAAGGTGATACTTGTGATACTGATCGTGGAAACCCAATAGATGAAGTATTGCATTGGCATAATGCTATTAAGAGAGAGCTAGATGAGATAGCAGCAGAGGCTAGAAGAATTGAGTTAGCTGGAGAATTTTCTAATTTGGCACCTTTCTATGCAAAACTTCAGTTTATTGCTGAAGTCTGCATATTTCACAG TGTTGCCGAGGACAAGGTCATATTTCCTGCTGTAGATGGAGGACTCTCCTTTTTCCAAGAGCATGCTGAAGAAGAAAGTCAATTTAATGAGCTTCGTTGTCTGATTGAGAGCATTCAAAGCACAGAAATCAGTTCCATTTCAGCTGCTGAGTTTTTCTCCAAATTATGTTCGCAAGCCGACTTAATTATTGAGACAATCAAACGGCACTTTTACAATGAAGAAGTTCAG GTTCTTCCGCTTGCTCGAAAGCATTTTACCCCGGACAGACAGAGGAAACTGTTGTACCAAAGCTTGTGTTTAATGCCATTGAAGTTGATAGAGCGAGTCTTACCCTGGCTAGTTGGATCACTGTCTGAAGATGAAGCCAGAAATTTCTTAAAAAATTTGCAGCTGGCAG CTTCAGCACATGATTCTGCTTTGGTAACCCTATTTGTTGGTTGGGCATGTAAAGGACGTACCGATGGTGTATGTTTGTCTTCTAGTGTCACTGGTTGCTGCCCTGTTAAAAGATTTACTGAcattgaagaatcttatattcgAGCACCTTGTCTATGTTTACTCTCAGTCAATACTGATGATTCTAAGAGGCCATCCAAAAGAAACCTTGCCGTAATTTGCACAAAAGAAAATACATCGGACTCATCTAAGGGTGTAAATGCTTGTAATATATCTTGCAATGATCAGTCATGCTGTGTCCCAGGATTGGGAGTCAGTGATAATAATCTGGGACGAACTACTATATCCACTCCAAAATCTCTTCGTTCACTGACCTTCAGCTCGACCGCTCCTTCTCTTGATTCAAGCctctttatatgggagacagatTGTACCTCTTCTCAACCCAACCATAAAGTGCATCCTATTGACACAATATTCAAATTTCATAAGGCGATACGAAAAGATTTGGAGTATCTTGATGTTGAATCTAGTAAGCTTAGTGACTGTCATGAAGCTTTTCTTCGGCAGTTCATTGGAAGATTCCGGTTGCTTTGGGGTTTGTACAGAGCCCACAGCAATGCTGAGGATGAAATCGTTTTCCCTGCACTTGAATCTAAAGAAGCACTCCACAATGTGTCTCACTCCTATACCTTAGACCATAAGCAGGAGGAAAAATTGTTTGAAGACATTTCATCTGCCCTCAATGATCTTTCGAAGCTTCATGAAGGGCTGAAGGATGACTCTATGGGCTTAAGTGATAGGGATCACATAAGGAAATACAATGAGCTTGCCACAAAGGTTCAAGGAATGTGTAAATCAATCAGAGTAAGCCTGGATCAACATATATTTAGAGAAGAACTTGAGTTGTGGCCACTGTTTGGCAAACATTTCTCTGTGGAGGAGCAAGACATCATTGTTGGTCGTATAATTGGAAGCACAGGAGCTGAAGTACTTCAATCAATGTTGCCCTGGGTAACTTCTGCTCTTACTCAGGATGAGCAGAATAAGATGATGGACACATTAAAGCAGGCTACTAAAAACACCATGTTCAGCGAATGGCTCAACGAGTGTTGGAGACGAACTCCTGAATTATCTGCACAGCCTGAAGCCTTGCAAACTAGCAATACAAACAGAG GTTCAGTTGCTGATTCTCATGAAGGCTTGGACCAGAGTGACCATATGTTCAAACCCGGCTGGAAAGACATTTTCCGTATGAATCAAACAGAACTTGAGTCGGAGATTAGAAAAGTTAACAGGGATTCAACTCTTGATCCAAGAAGGAAatcttatttaattcaaaatctGATGACTAG CCGTTGGATAGCCTCCCAGCAGAAATCACAAGCATCAACAGAAGAAGTTTCTTGTAGTGAAGATGTTGGGTGTTCACCGTCCTTTCGAGATCCAGAGAAGCAGATTTTTGGATGTGAGCACTACAAAAGAAACTGCAAACTTCGTGCAGCTTGCTGTGGAAAATTGTTTACATGCAGATTCTGCCATGATGAAGTGAGCGACCATTCAATGGACAG GAAAGCAACAGTAGAGATGATGTGCATGCGTTGTTTGAAAGTTCAAGCAATTGGACCTAGCTGCACGACACCCTCATGCAATGGATTTTCCATGTCAAAGTACTTTTGCAGTATATGCAAATTCTTTGACGATGAGAG GCCGGTATATCACTGCCCCTCTTGCAACTTGTGTCGTGTTGGAAATGGTCTCGGAATTGATTTTTATCATTGCATGAAATGCAATTGTTGTCTGGGAATAAGTTTGAAAGAGCACAAGTGTTTGGAGAAGGCTTTAGAAATAAATTGTCCCATCTGCTGTGAGTTTTTGTTTACTTCAAGTGCTACAGTTAGACCTCTGCGTTGTGGGCATTACATGCACTCAGCTTGCTTTCAG GCATATGCTTGCAGTAACTACGTTTGTCCGATATGCAGCAAATCCATGGGTAATATGGCG GTTTATTTTGGAATGCTCGATGCGCTGCTGGCTAATGAGGTTCTTCCAGAGGAGTACCAGAATCGTTGGCAG GATATTCTTTGCAATGACTGTGAACAGAAAAGCAGGGCGCGCTTCCATTGGTTATATCATAAGTGTGGGTCCTGCGGATCTTACAACACCAGAGTCGTTAAAGCGCCTGCGACATATTCCGACTGCCCTACCTCAAATGGTGGAGGAGTGAGGAGTGAGGAGTGA